One Brassica oleracea var. oleracea cultivar TO1000 chromosome C7, BOL, whole genome shotgun sequence genomic window carries:
- the LOC106302341 gene encoding uncharacterized mitochondrial protein AtMg00810-like, which yields MATRFEMGDLGKLSYYLGIEVIQREGSIVLSQERYATKILEEAGMKGCNAVHIPMDVGLKINKAEDEEGVDERDYRRNIGCLRYLIHTRPDLAFSVGVLSR from the coding sequence ATGGCAACACGTTTTGAGATGGGTGACCTTGGTAAGTTGAGCTATTACCTTGGGATTGAAGTAATACAACGAGAAGGGAGTATAGTCTTGAGCCAAGAGCGATACGCGACCAAGATTCTTGAAGAAGCTGGGATGAAAGGATGTAATGCAGTTCACATTCCAATGGATGTGGGGTTGAAGATAAACAAAGCTGAGGACGAGGAAGGTGTTGATGAGAGAGACTATCGCAGGAATATCGGGTGTCTCCGATACTTGATACATACAAGACCTGATCTTGCCTTTAGCGTTGGAGTTCTGAGCCGATAA
- the LOC106302340 gene encoding uncharacterized protein LOC106302340: MVATLVLQRDENGDLHDTGVHLCNAAGQRIDGQGTAILEPSAATEDKVPLQRSLADLTMPSQFFTNRSSIRPLEIQGIQIHHTHISHVGQHPYRGLPDENPSDHIETLEDFVYGIQKDEATKDYIICKLFKYSLSGNAKNLLRSLPPGSLTTWNDVRTAFMTEFLDDAWAEEMRDKIWTFSQGPTEAFKCSWESEGNFETRTPEEAKRLIENLMSSKSSKNLDMHRIKSVAMDGDKIVEAEIGYVHEVSWVEHAEEKDEDQGYIEKMESMIEKVLKIQQKTSAYLNLRLDVLYKELNGKIETLDAHVMMLDAQVCQTAEAVKKQEAQVKGKAVESERHQVNAISDDDFGEVLEQEKLEEDAFLVKSCMSIGSSREVNKEELEGFHKRVKKVPKDLSFDDAYHKYRLGDFFRETRETDKDIELLFNKVSRKPKRTLKKEKDPRKFLIPCSIHSHHLPNALCDTGSAVSIMAIDTTELLGLKMEPSKDSFTFVDSSRVNSAGMTKNVKVEIGECIIPVDFHAMDIKSGKTSPLLSGRAFMATVGAVCDLKRNKMCLTNG; the protein is encoded by the exons ATGGTCGCGACACTTGTGCTACAGAGGGATGAGAATGGAGACCTGCATGACACTGGAGTTCATCTGTGTAATGCAGCAGGTCAGAGGATAGATGGACAAGGGACTGCAATCCTTGAGCCATCTGCTGCCACCGAGGATAAAGTTCCTCTTCAGAGATCGTTAGCAGATTTGACCATGCCTAGTCAGTTCTTCACCAACAGGTCTTCGATTCGACCTCTAGAAATCCAGGGAATTCAGATACACCACACACACATCTCTCATGTGGGTCAGCACCCTTATCGTGGTCTTCCTGATGAAAATCCCTCGGATCATATTGAGACACTCGAGGACTTTGTGTATGGCATACAGAAGGATGAAGCAACCAAAGACTACATCATCTGCAAGCTGTTCAAATATTCTCTCTCTGGGAATGCTAAAAATTTGCTGAGAAGTCTACCACCAGGATCTCTCACTACATGGAATGATGTCAGGACTGCGTTTATGACTGAATTCTTAGATGATGCATGGGCTGAAGAGATGAGAGATAAAATTTGGACATTCTCTCAGGGACCTACAGAAGCTTTCAAATGCTCTTGGGAAAG CGAAGGAAACTTCGAGACAAGGACACCAGAGGAAGCTAAGAGACTTATTGAGAACTTGATGTCTAGCAAGAGTTCCAAAAATCTGGATATGCACAGGATAAAATCAGTTGCAATGGATGGTGACAAGATCGTTGAGGCTGAGATTGGTTATGTACATGAAGTCTCATGGGTAGAACATGCTGAAGAGAAGGATGAGGATCAGGGCTATATAGAAAAGATGGAATCTATGATAGAGAAGGTCCTGAAAATTCAGCAGAAGACGAGTGCATACTTAAATCTGAGGTTGGATGTTCTCTACAAAGAGCTGAATGGAAAAATTGAAACCTTAGATGCCCATGTCATGATGCTAGATGCCCAGGTTTGTCAGACTGCAGAAGCTGTGAAGAAGCAAGAAGCTCAGGTCAAAGGGAAAGCTGTGGAAAGTGAGAGGCACCAGGTTAATGCCATCTCAGATGATGACTTTGGGGAAGTGCTCGAGCAGGAAAAGCTAGAAGAAGATGCTTTCCTAGTCAAAAGCTGCATGTCAATAGGCAGCTC GAGAGAAGTTAACAAAGAGGAACTTGAAGGATTTCACAAGAGGGTGAAGAAGGTTCCTAAGGATTTGTCTTTTGATGATGCATATCATAAGTATAGACTTGGCGATTTCTTTAGAGAGACCAGAGAGACTGATAAGGATATTGAGCTCCTATTCAACAAGGTCAGCCGTAAACCCAAGAGGACACTGAAGAAGGAAAAAGATCCTAGAAAGTTCCTGATTCCATGCTCTATACATAGCCACCATTTACCAAACGCCCTTTGCGATACTGGATCTGCAGTCAGCATCATGGCCATAGACACTACTGAGCTATTAGGACTAAAGATGGAACCTTCTAAAGATAGTTTCACTTTCGTGGATAGCTCCCGAGTAAACTCAGCAGGCATGACCAAGAATGTTAAGGTGGAGATAGGGGAATGCATTATCCCTGTGGACTTTCATGCTATGGATATCAAATCAGGCAAGACATCTCCACTCCTTTCTGGAAGAGCCTTCATGGCTACTGTAGGGGCAGTTTGTGATCTTAAGAGAAATAAGATGTGTTTGACTAATGGTTGA